A stretch of DNA from Shewanella sediminis HAW-EB3:
ATGACTTTCTTGAAAATATTGATAACTTCTTGAGTGGTTGCCTTTCTTGGATTGGTTAAGGAGCAGGCATCATTCAGGGCGTTGATTGCCATAAACTCAAGCTTGTCTTCCTTAACACCAAGATCAGATAGTTTCTGGTCAGTGCCAACCGAAGCAGATAACTTCTCGATAGCAAGGATGCCGGCTTCAGCGGCATCACTGAACGCCATGCCCGCAGTGTCTACACCCATGGCTTTCGCCACATCGGCAAAACGCTCCACTTTTTCAGCCGCGTTAAAGCGTGACACTACCGGCAGTAAGATGGCATTACAGAGACCGTGTACCAGATCATAGACACCACCGAGTTGGTGAGCCATCGAGTGTACATAGCCTAATGAAGCATTAGAGAATGCCATACCGGCAAGGTACTCGCCGTATTGCATAGCATCGCGAGCCTCACGATCTTCACCATTGTCGACTGCCGTTTTCAGGTTTTGGGCAATAAGCTCAATGGCTTTAATTGCCGACGCATCGGTTATCGGCGTCGCTGCCGTCGAAACATAGGCTTCTACCGCATGAGTCAATGCATCCATGCCTGTCGCTGCCGTGAGGAACTTAGGCATGGCAACCATCAACTCAGAGTCGTTTACAGCAATAATGGGGGTCAGGTTTTTATCTACAATCGGGTATTTAGTTTCATCTTCCTCATTGGTCACGATGGCAAATATCGTCATCTCTGCAGCAGTGCCAGCCGTAGTATTCACCGTCACCAGAGGGAGTTGTGGCTTAGCCGACAGATGAACCCCCTTAGAGTAATCACGAATGTGGCCGCCGTTGGCCGCAACCAAGGCGATGCCTTTAGCACAGTCATGTGAAGAGCCACCGCCGAACGAAATAACGAAGTCACATTTTTGCGCTTCGAGCAGGGCCAAACCCTGATCAATATTCTTTTCTGTCGGGTTAGGCTTAACGCCGTCGAAAATAGCGAAGTTGATATTATGCGAGGCTAATTCGTCAGTCAGCTTTTCCACCAGCTTGATATCTACCAATGCCTTATCGGTAACAATCAGTGCCTTATTGAAGTTTCTGGCATTCAGTTCGTCACCTAATTGCTTTATCGCGTTTTGCCCCATCAGAGACATGGGGGGCATATAAAATGTAGTGCTCATTCTTCATTCCTTATCTTTAATAAAATAGTTCAGCGGTCTTTATTCATGGATTGCAAATAGTCCTGATATTGACGCTATGACTTCGACGTTGCTGCCGATATCATTTCGATGAGAAGAATTATATTTATCTTTCAAAAAATGATAATCCGTTAATTTTGAAAATATCTTTTTCGTGTGAGTAATAATATAAGCAAGCCTAAACCACTGTTTGCACACTACTTTAAGAGTTTGAGACGAAAAGCGATTGGGTCAAACTTTAAGATTGAATTTATCCATAGATTGGCGATAATAAA
This window harbors:
- a CDS encoding iron-containing alcohol dehydrogenase; this encodes MSTTFYMPPMSLMGQNAIKQLGDELNARNFNKALIVTDKALVDIKLVEKLTDELASHNINFAIFDGVKPNPTEKNIDQGLALLEAQKCDFVISFGGGSSHDCAKGIALVAANGGHIRDYSKGVHLSAKPQLPLVTVNTTAGTAAEMTIFAIVTNEEDETKYPIVDKNLTPIIAVNDSELMVAMPKFLTAATGMDALTHAVEAYVSTAATPITDASAIKAIELIAQNLKTAVDNGEDREARDAMQYGEYLAGMAFSNASLGYVHSMAHQLGGVYDLVHGLCNAILLPVVSRFNAAEKVERFADVAKAMGVDTAGMAFSDAAEAGILAIEKLSASVGTDQKLSDLGVKEDKLEFMAINALNDACSLTNPRKATTQEVINIFKKVM